The following is a genomic window from Labrus bergylta chromosome 2, fLabBer1.1, whole genome shotgun sequence.
GGAAaattaaatgagaaaacaacataTATTAAGAGCAGGATCATGAGTATATCATAAATAGTTTAACAAAATCATATTGTGATTGTGTTGCTCTTTAGTGGATGAACTGAGGAGGGGGTTGAAGgatctgtaaatgtttgaattgAAATGTATATTGCCATGTTAATCATCTTAAATATAGTCTTCATAAGCATAAGAACTAGTAACAAGAGTATACACTTAACTTCTTTTTTCCTATATAGTTGTAAGCTTTAAAAGGTTGCATGTATAACAGAGTTTGTACCTGGAGTGCTCCCATATCAGCATCAAAATTTTGAAGCAGGGATTCAATATCTTTTTCCAATTCTTCATTTTTCTGCAGAGGAAGATACACACAACCATGTGTCAAATAAATGTCACTATAACCAAcatatgaaataaaagaaacaatgacGTTTAAGACACACTACCTCTAGGATCACtccctctgcctgtctgtgttcaAGCTTTAAACTCTTCAGCTGGGTCTTCAGTTGATCTATTTCCTGTTCCAAACGGATCATCTTCATTGTCTTGGCATTTGGGTGCTGCTTGTCTCCAGAAATGGACAAGGCtgcttcctctttgtttttctcttctagACAACTCTGCAAATTTTCTATCTCTATATTTTGTTGAGAAATCTGTAATGTAAGAAAATACAGTGAGATATGAAAGGATCAAAAGTAAAGGATAAATTAGACTagaaaaagttgtttgttgttttctgcctTAAATACATCTTGAGAGTTTTACAAGTGGTAGAAATGATTCCAACAAGGTGCCTCACCTCTGCATCTTTTTCCGTTATTGCTGCAGACAATTTTTCTTCCGTTGAATTCATGAGGTCCATTATGTGAGAGGGAATGAAGGGTGAAGAAGTAGGCTTGTAGAGGGTTTGCTTTAGCTCCTCACTCACACTGGTTAGCAACTTTTCCACCATATGGCTGTGAAACTTTTTGAGCTCATTAATTAGTATGGACTCGCTCTCCCCTACTTCCATATCCTGCTCTAACCTAAAATCAGAAATGACATCTGGACGGGCTCGTACAAGCCTGAGCAGATTCTTGACAGACTTCTTGAAGTCCCGTTGAGCTCTTTCTTTACTACCCTTCTCTTGCTCTCCTCCTGACTCCTGCCTGAGACCTTCTAGTGTCTCAAGTCTTTCAGCTAAAGTTTGATGTTCTTGGAGTGCCCTGCTCAACTCCGTATCAGCAACACAAGTCAAACTGTTTAACTTCAGAAAAGCAGGCAGAGTTAATACAAACTCAACTTCACTGATGCAGTTTTCCAATATCTTTGCGATGCATCCAGTCTCAGGAGAAAGCAGCTTCCTCCCTGACAGTTCATCGCAGCTCTTTGGAGCATCTTCAGATCTGGTCTCTGTCTTCACCAGTCCTATTGTCCCTTCTGACATTATATCTCTGAATGGTCACTGGAAGCAAAGAgtagaacacaataaaaaacaaatcacattgTAATCTTGGCACACTTTCAAATCTGAGTACACATTCTGAGATTTTTGTGTGCAGTCACAAATCAGAATAGGACATACAAAATGAGATATATCTTAATTTACACAccctttttaaatataatgGACCACGGTTAAGGCCATAGCGATTACCCAGGTTCGTATTTAAGAAATGTGTCTAATcttattttcttaaatttgaCCAGCTATGACTTAAAATGCAACCTTGATTTAATAACTTCTGTGAGGAGCTCAGTTTATTTGGTCTGAGTTCCCTGTGCACAAAGCAGTAACTCCCTCAGTCTgtcttgtaaatgtgtttactgACAAAATATTCAGACcctactttttaaattcaaagatAGGCCTGTCACTCTTTCTGTGAATCTTTGCGTCAAAAAAGTAGGTTTAATAAAAGACTGTGGGGGccttaaataaacatgttgatgGTCTTATTGTACTACTCTTGTATGCTTAAGTGTTAAATTCAGTCAATGAGCTTAAGGGAGGATATTGAAAAGGGTTAGGTTACCAAGGGTTTGACATAAAGATCTACATTTGCAAAACAGCTAAAATAATATCTTCATATCCCTCGATCCTATGAGCAGGCTATGTGCTTTATCTTCAAGTCATATTGGTCCACTTAGTTTTGAATAAGTCATCTTCAGTGAGTTAATAAGACAACATAATCCtagttgacatttttaaatagctTTTTGGACAAAGTCTCAAATACAGAGCCTAGGTTTCATATAAAGTTTTGATTTACGCAAACTTACCTGTTCTCTTAAATGTAAAGCAGAAGTGTctcttgttgtttctttctttgttgctAGGATACCACTAATGCGGGTGAAAGCGTCAAATAACCTGCGCAAGTGTATATTCCGGATACATATTACAAAGcgaaaaataaacatgttttcatatacGTTAAAgaaattatgaataaatgtgatGGCATTtaattaaaggttttttttgtctatgaTCACCTGactattattttgaaatgtggcGACGCTCACTCTTACCGTAAATTGCGTCAGTGTCGTGATTGTTTGTTGATCGAACTGTGCCATAGACGTGCACACAGATTGTATCtacaaagcttcttttttttttttttttccaagtatcGTTCAGTGTCGTTATCATTGCTTGCGGAAAGATTAATAGAAACGTTAAAATTGGTCCGCAAAGTCATCGGTTAACAATAATGTTTGCAGAAAAGCTGCAGAGAATGCGGATACGGTGCAGAGATGGACTGGAGACTGTCTCCGCttgttagctgttagctatgaTCGAGGTTGCAGCAAGTGTCAAAAGTGCTCTGTTATACTAGCTCACAGCTCTCCTGCGTGGCATAGATTAACTCCTAATTGAAGTTGAACAAATTAAGACTGAAGCCTGTTTATCTGCCAGCATGGAGGCTGACGACGACGTGCCTCTAATCTTGACCTGGGACGAAGCAAACAGCGGACTGCTCAGCGAGGAGACCGACAGAGGAGACGAAAGTAAGTCAATACCTGTGGTAAACACTGACATAATCATCGTGTGTGACAGTGCAGCTGTGCAGTGTAAACTGTATCTGTGACTAGGTTGCTTTGGTGGCATCGTATTTGGTACACAAAATGCAAGGGGATAAATCCATGATCAGCTGCttggcacacacacaagatTATGTGGTCTAATAGGAAAAGCCTGATTATAATCAAGCCTTCATAAAAGTCTAGTTGGAAGTAGTTGACTCAGCTTTAAGGATATTTGTAAGGCAGTGGTCTTGGTGCTGTTGTATTCTAGTATTGTTTCTAAgcttttgtttcctgtcaaaatCAAAGCAGCCTTCAGACTGATGTATCACTGAATCAAAGACGGAGCAAGCAATTtcaatcaacatttttttaaagataaagataagataagatatactttattcatcccagcagggaaatgtaggtgttccagcagccagcatacatacaaacacacaacacaacacatatatacatacatatcccacccatacaataaaaacatgagcccacaatacagtttgatatgatatatgcaactcattCAACCTTTCTAGTTCAattatatgtgtgtttttgttttctaaattattattcactttttttttttcttttttttaatcaaagtgtATTTTGAACACGATTCAATCACTATATCTCCTTACATGAAGTCAATGCCTGTCTACTTACCAGAGTTGCACTTGTTGCAGCTTGATGCCATTTAACAGTGTTGACTCTCACTGCATACATGCTGCATGTCCAGGCCACacaatgtttaaattgaggaaCAGGACTGTCCACCAGGCTCTGAgatcacgtgtgtgtgtgtgtgtgtgtgtgtgtgtgtatgtgtgtgtgtatgtgtgtgtgtgtgtgtgtgtgtgtatgtatgggtATCCATGCAGCCACTCTACATAGTAATCCTACagcctttgtattcctcacatATAAGCTACAAAATGACCCACCTGAGAAACTGCTGGTTCAGCAGACTGTGCGCCCCTCAGCCCCTCCCTaggcagcatgtgtgtgtttgtgaatgtctACAGCCGGTGTGTAAGTGTGTACGAGTGTTTGTGAGCTTACTGGAACATTTTCTCTGGAGttgaacaggaagaggagaggggtgttcttcccccccccccccccccccccctcatgaTATCAGAGAGAGGATTAAAAGAAGGGAGTGTCAAAGTGTTCCTGCTGATTTCTGTTGGAACTTTCTGGAAACAGGAGGGATTTTGAACCTGGAGACTGAGAAGTAGGCTACATTGTATCACCTCGGTGACAGATCACATGCTTGGATGGAAGTTCACTTTGGCAGGTTGTAAGGAGGCTTCAAATCACCACAACACTAGATTTGTATTCATCCTGGAAGAAACTGTCATGACTGCTgagcctgtttgtgtttctgtgagccTGACCCGTCTGTGTTTTTCACTGGGATTATAAACATGTTATTGTTCTCACACAAACCACGGGTCGGATTTGCTCTCGGTGGACACGGGGTGTTCTTCTCTCAGGATAACatacaggctgctgctgctggactgGAATTTGCTCTTTACACTTTTTCTCAGTCTGCCGCTGTCATGGTGGACAGGAAAAGCCTGTGACTGCATTTCAGAGACTCACATGGTCTTTTATCCCAAGGAGTTAGCCCTGAAGCAGCTATATGTGATGTACAGTGCATGAAAGGAGCACCTAGAAGGACTCGCACAGGATTGAATATGCAGCTGCAGATAGATAcaactgtgatttattttttgttaaagatGCTGCTTAAATCTGTAATCTAAGACTACTTGAGAGTTAAtttagttttcatctttttctgtgCAGGTTTAAGAAATAAGTACCAACCGGGTGCTATAAAAGTTATTCTTTGGTTATTCTGTGTTAGTCCTAATAGAATGCTACTTTCTCTTTGTATTCTAGATGTCTTCCTGTTCCTCGGGTAGGAACGGGACTTATTTCTCTCAGGGTTTATCCCCCTCTTGTCTGTATCCTGTCTGTGGCAGGAAGGAGGTGTAATAGACAATGTGACATCAGTGCAAGCAAGGCACTTTCTCATTGGGTTCAAAGTTTAAACTCTGTGGCTTAGGCAGGAGGGTAATTCCACTTTGAAACCTTGTCAGGTTTCACTGTCACAGGTGATCCAGTCTCAAATCAAGAGAGAGGGATTGTGTCACCACTTTCTCTTTAAACCCTGAGTTGGCCCTGATATTTCCTGATGTGAGAGGGCTTGCATCTCCAAGCCTGTGACTGTTTCTGGAGTTTGCATCAGGCCGAAGTGGAATGTTCGACCATCTGTATCTCCAGATGTGTGTAGACGCTGGATCAAGACCAGCGTACTGTgaatgacacacacatactcacacacatgcatatctGTGTTGTGGACTTCGGGGACCTTTAATACATTCGCACAGCCgcagcaaaaagacaaaagcaaacTAATCAATGGAGTGCTTATGCAGACGGGCAGCTGGTTTCCACGAAGATCAGATCCAAACTGAGAGTCCAGTCGTGATCTCCTCCTACGCCTTACAGTTAGAACTAGACTGCATTGGTAGGAACCTAAACCTCTATGtagtatgtatgtgtatgtgtgtttaagagagagagagacctgaaAGTGATTGCAGTTAATAAAAGCGTTAATTAAGGTTACAGTTTGTATTTAGTTTCTGTAACTATACACTGATCCATCATTGTTTTCTtccagatggaggaggaggaaattaTGACATAGTCAACAATGCTGTGATCTCAACCCCCGGGCCACCAAACCACAGAGCCCAAAATGTGTCATTACGGCAAAGCTGGGAGATGAACTACCAAGAGGCAGCCATCTACCTGCAGGTATTCACAAACAGCACACTGAGGCATTTGTTAGTTAAGAGCACAGAGATCACATGGTCATATAATGGCTTTATTACACCCTCTGAACTGTATTCCTTGTAGATATTTTAACCggatgatgtcatttaaaattTGAAGACAGCTGTTGTTATGTGCTGACCTAACTTCACAGTCTGCAGCAGGCTATGTTGTACCAGACATTTCCAATGCATTTACAGTTTCCCATCTAATCCCGATGTGTGTAGTCTCTATTCTTTAGAATATGTTGAAAGTAATTCCTACTTCTCTACTCATTTGCAAAGCTGATTGAAACTTGGACTCGTTTGGATCCACTATTAAACATTTGTAGGCTTCTTCTTCACTGCCTTTGTTGGCTCATTATGTCTTTACCAACTTGTGATCAGTGGATAGCATGGAGCTGGCAGCAGATATGTGTTTCTGTCAGGCAATAGAAGCAGGCAATAAAATCACACAGACAATAAAAGCAAGGTTAGAATATAATAAATGAAAGTCACAGAGTTAAAGATTTTTTGTAAAGTTATGTGTTGAGGAGAGAAATAAATCAAGGGACTGACTGCAAGTCTGATCTCTTCTGGCAGGCTGCTTCAAAGTCTGGGGTCTCTGACAGCAAAAGCTCTCTCCCCTTTAGTCTTCTGCCTGGACCGTGGAACAGCCAGCATAGCACTACCAGAAGATCCCTGCTCATAGGGGGACACAGACTCAGAAATATAGGGAGTGGCCAGCCCTTGTTGGTCcttaaacatgattaaaataatttaaaaagtcaatcCTTAAAACAACAGACAGCCAACGTAGACATCCTAAAATTGGGGATGATATTGTcacatttgtttattgtttaaaaagCCGAGCTGCTGCATCTTGGGCTGCCTGTAGGCGGTGGATTGATTTTTGCCTGAGACAGGTATATAGTGGGTTGTAGAAGTTTTTTTCTTGATCTTTGATACACTTGTGAGCTGAAAGAGGACTGGACAACCGTCTTCACCTGGTGCTCAAAACACAAGTCCTGTTATTTATAAAAGAATACTCATTTAAGAACAGTAACAACCAAAGGCAGAAAACAGTACATTGAATACTCTAATATAAAGTATTTAACCTCATACATAACAGTATgttggattcattttttttttctttatatgtgTTCTTTGCATTTCACACACAGGAGGGAGAGAACAATGATAAGTTCTTCACTCATCCTCGTAACCCAAAGGCACTGGCAGCGTACCTGTTTGCCCACAACCACCTGTTCTACATGATGGAGCTGCTGACAGGCCTGCTGCTCATGATGCTGTCTCTGTGTGAAGCTCCCGCTGTGCCCTCTCTGCGCCTGGATGTCTATGTAAGTCAACATTTTCCCACACATACTTCTTATATACTTttttccagtaaaaaaaaaccacgTTGTGTATTTGATACCTCTGCAGGTCCACGCCACTCTGGAGCTACTGGCTTTGGTTATGGTGGCATTTGAACTATGCATGAAACTCCGCTGGTTAGGCTTCCACACCTTCATACGACACAAGAGGACCATGGTGAAGGTGACTGATGCATGATGGGTACTTTGTGTGTTGTTGAATCCTGTTCTTGGATCAGTCACTCCGTTATGCTGGATGCTTATTCTTGTAGAGCTAGATTCCACTTCTGTCTGCAGGGTCCAAGGCATAATTCTGCATCCAGCTTCCATTtttagaggtgggaaaaaaatcaatttatgtaaaaatcaagattcttatattctgagattttaaatagattcataacttccaaaaatcatttaaaaaaaaaaaaaaggttaattagtccctccctgctaagtgctaaggctagctctcta
Proteins encoded in this region:
- the iqcd gene encoding dynein regulatory complex protein 10 → MSEGTIGLVKTETRSEDAPKSCDELSGRKLLSPETGCIAKILENCISEVEFVLTLPAFLKLNSLTCVADTELSRALQEHQTLAERLETLEGLRQESGGEQEKGSKERAQRDFKKSVKNLLRLVRARPDVISDFRLEQDMEVGESESILINELKKFHSHMVEKLLTSVSEELKQTLYKPTSSPFIPSHIMDLMNSTEEKLSAAITEKDAEISQQNIEIENLQSCLEEKNKEEAALSISGDKQHPNAKTMKMIRLEQEIDQLKTQLKSLKLEHRQAEGVILEKNEELEKDIESLLQNFDADMGALQTHLDFNEKEHEKELEELRKQEQSFSVLEVEFNQIQEKHRLEEEKRKQEMKDLVLKTKAAIYAQAWWRGYSTRKALKNKGKSKKAKKGKGKKIK